In Erigeron canadensis isolate Cc75 chromosome 1, C_canadensis_v1, whole genome shotgun sequence, a single window of DNA contains:
- the LOC122581145 gene encoding lysine histidine transporter-like 8: MHKMTNPNKKAPTMISIPPPSQFHSPSPANSIPMTPKSPFITRVMTPLASPMKRAMSSMQGYLEFTKLNPQDEWLPITESRNGNAFYAAFHTLSSGIGVQALVLPLAFTALGWVWGIMSLAVVFVWQMYTLWLLIQLHESPSGDRYSRYLWLSMATFGDKLGKLLTLLPTIYLSSGTCITLIMIGGTTLKLLLNTIVGNSWNDNNHSPLSMIEWYLVFTCAAVVLTQLPNLNSIAGVSLVGSIASVSYCTIIWVVSLIEGRPASVSYDEKPEKTSDIARVCDVLNALGIVAFAFRGHNLVLEIQGTMPSSLKQPSRVPMWKGVRYSYSIIAMCLFPLAIGGYWAYGNLMPTTGGLLSALYKYHGQSASKVILGTTSVLVIINSLTSFQIYAMPVFDNLELRYVTKMNRPCPRWVRAGSRVFFGGLAFFVAVALPFLPSLAGLIGGIALPVTLAYPCFMWIVMRKPKRYSTMWWLNWILGCLGMATSVLLVFGAIWTIVTRGIEIHFFHPK; the protein is encoded by the exons ATGCATAAGATGACTAATCCAAACAAAAAAGCTCCTACAATGATCTCAATTCCACCTCCATCTCAATTTCATTCCCCTTCTCCAGCCAATTCCATTCCAATGACCCCTAAAAGCCCGTTCATCACACGTGTCATGACACCCTTGGCTAGCCCCATGAAGAGGGCGATGTCAAGCATGCAAGGCTACTTGGAGTTCACCAAGCTCAATCCACAAGATGAATGGCTTCCCATCACGGAATCAAGAAATGGAAACGCCTTTTACGCTGCATTTCATACCCTCAGCTCCGGAATTGGAGTCCAAGCACTTGTTCTTCCCCTTGCCTTCACTGCACTTGGCTG GGTTTGGGGAATAATGAGTTTGGCGGTAGTTTTTGTGTGGCAAATGTATACACTTTGGCTCCTAATTCAACTCCATGAATCACCTTCCGGGGATAGATACAGTAGATACCTTTGGCTTTCCATGGCTACTTTTG gtGACAAATTAGGGAAGTTATTGACATTACTACCAACAATATACCTTTCAAGCGGGACATGCATAACTCTAATCATGATTGGAGGAACCACTTTGAAACTTCTTTTAAACACCATTGTTGGCAATTCATGGAATGATAATAACCATTCTCCCTTATCTATGATCGAATGGTACCTTGTTTTCACATGTGCGGCAGTTGTCTTGACACAACTCCCGAACTTGAATTCCATCGCGGGTGTTTCACTAGTTGGGTCCATTGCCTCGGTCTCATATTGCACGATCATATGGGTGGTGTCACTAATTGAAGGTAGGCCGGCAAGTGTATCATATGATGAGAAGCCGGAGAAGACATCAGACATTGCTAGGGTTTGTGATGTTCTAAATGCTCTTGGCATCGTTGCTTTTGCCTTTCGCGGACATAATTTGGTGCTTGAAATACAG GGAACAATGCCTTCAAGCCTAAAGCAACCATCGAGAGTACCGATGTGGAAAGGGGTGAGGTACTCATACTCGATCATCGCAATGTGTTTGTTTCCTCTCGCAATTGGTGGATATTGGGCATATGGTAACCTG ATGCCCACAACTGGAGGACTGTTATCTGCGTTGTACAAATACCACGGACAATCAGCTTCAAAAGTGATCCTAGGGACTACAAGCGTGCTAGTCATCATAAATAGTCTCACTTCTTTCCAAATCTATGCAATGCCTGTTTTTGACAACTTAGAGTTAAGATATGTGACCAAAATGAACAGGCCATGTCCAAGGTGGGTCAGGGCCGGCTCTCGGGTTTTCTTTGGAGGACTAGCATTCTTTGTAGCAGTTGCACTGCCGTTCTTACCAAGCCTAGCGGGCCTCATTGGAGGCATTGCACTACCTGTCACTTTAGCATATCCGTGTTTTATGTGGATAGTAATGAGGAAACCCAAAAGGTATAGCACAATGTGGTGGCTCAACTGGATCCTCGGATGCCTAGGGATGGCCACAAGTGTTCTACTTGTTTTTGGGGCCATATGGACAATAGTGACTAGAGGAATcgagatccatttcttccaccCAAAGTGA
- the LOC122581155 gene encoding uncharacterized protein LOC122581155 translates to MQLGNQYRSVDREGTIKMLPRSNSILQQQDSKKISDDGSIMTTSSSSSSSYTTNINNKFEKKITRSNLVDQLREYQVRSKHDWASVSFFSSTSNFSHSSRVDVVVFVLWELVILAFFVFSAVSLYFRHLRLGFVLATITLLLLLSMKVTKRIKLNQKKKRRMLLPLSM, encoded by the exons atgcagCTAGGGAATCAATATAGATCTGTAGATAGAGAAGGAACCATCAAGATGTTACCCAGATCAAATTCTATCTTACAACAACAAGATAGCAAGAAGATCTCAGATGACGGAAGCATCATGACGACGTCATCCTCGTCATCAAGTTCATACActactaatattaataataaatttgagaaaaaaataaCAAGATCGAATCTTGTTGATCAGCTAAGAGAGTATCAAGTTCGATCCAAACATGATTGGGCTtctgtttctttcttttcttctactTCCAATTTTTCTCATTCTTCCAG GGTGGATGTAGTGGTCTTTGTTCTATGGGAGCTTGTGATTCtagctttttttgttttctcggCAGTTTCATTGTATTTCAGGCACTTGAGGCTTGGATTTGTTCTAGCAACTATTACATTGTTGCTGCTATTGTCTATGAAGGTAACAAAGAGAATAAAACTGAACCAGAAAAAGAAACGGAGGATGCTTCTTCCTTTATCGATGTAG